Within Candidatus Izemoplasmatales bacterium, the genomic segment GATCTCGTAGTGCAGCTTCTCGGAGACCTGCGAGATCGGAGTGTCGACGAGCAGTTCGTTCAACAGGTCGATCACCTTGACGAGTTCGGACATCTCCATGTCCTCGCTCACGGCGATCTGCTTGGATTCGACGTAGCCCATGTTGGTGATCACGAGGATCAGCGCGCTGGTTTCCCTGAGCGGGATCAGTTGGACCTTCTTGACGCGCGAGTTGTAGGCGTTCGGGCCGAGCGCGATCGCGGTGCAGTTGGTCGCCTGGGAAAGCAGGCTGATCGCTTCCTTGATGACGTCCTCGCGCTCGATCTCGCGGTTCTCGAAGAGGTCGTCGAACTTCGTGAAGTCGCCGTTCTCCATCTCGACGTTCTTGAGGATCGTCTCGATGTAGTAGCGGTAGCCCTTCTCCGAGGGGACGCGTCCCGAGGAGGTGTGGGTCTTCTCGAGGAAACCGAGGTCCTCGAGGTCGGACATCTCGTTTCGGATCGTCGCCGGGGAGACGTCCATCTGCTTCGAAAGGGTGCGCGAGCCGACCGGTTCGGCGGACTTCACGTACTCTTCGACGATGAGTTTCAAGACCAGTTCCTGACGTTCGTTGAGCACGTTCTCGCCCCTTTGG encodes:
- the hrcA gene encoding heat-inducible transcriptional repressor HrcA; translated protein: MLNERQELVLKLIVEEYVKSAEPVGSRTLSKQMDVSPATIRNEMSDLEDLGFLEKTHTSSGRVPSEKGYRYYIETILKNVEMENGDFTKFDDLFENREIEREDVIKEAISLLSQATNCTAIALGPNAYNSRVKKVQLIPLRETSALILVITNMGYVESKQIAVSEDMEMSELVKVIDLLNELLVDTPISQVSEKLHYEIERQKIKELLKYRETIVDSFIEAFSKFAQTKYYLTGQSNMLYQPEFNDIQKLREFLNTIENNEIFKIVETDTDGVSVKIGHENTVTAMRDCTVVSANYETEGGEKGTISVVGPTRMEYRKVITLIKYLSRHLTKLYEDK